One Excalfactoria chinensis isolate bCotChi1 chromosome 19, bCotChi1.hap2, whole genome shotgun sequence genomic window carries:
- the SMTNL2 gene encoding smoothelin-like protein 2, translating into MSSEIDNLNGREAKTVCEALGRYEDTLRGAVREIHVDIQVFKQGVSRQVDEVLRLASPLARTVSELQQENQRLRVQLERLARQVEALSRSAGLPQERQDEAERSPPAVEPSSPVPAFSGDRFSTLAKLAASGRSQSVDLDDHHKPEFRRVFSSSIIENGHQSSSGQAKVSHELTSFYASDSSPEAHAPAMTLQMPHLPVTAVTRVSEKFSGEAIHSAGTTNASTGLLGQNQSKNEMALKTSHPSVRTMTSSASGVNATSVSSASCEASSESATDSYCGVTPKPHSSPPTIHRQVERRRELVRSQTLPRTTGTQARKALFEKFEQDSGKGKGQSRAKLKRSQSFGVASASSIKQILLDWCRSKTIGYKHIDLQNFSSSWNDGMAFCALVHSFFPESFDYNKLDPANRKQNFELAFTMAEKMAHCDRLIEVDDMMMMGHKPDPMCVFTYVQSLYNHLRHFE; encoded by the exons ATGTCCAGCGAGATCGACAACCTGAACGGCCGCGAAGCAAAGACGGTATGCGAGGCGTTGGGGCGCTATGAAGACACGCTACGGGGCGCTGTCCGGGAGATCCACGTGGATATTCAGGTGTTCAAGCAAGGCGTGAGCCGGCAGGTGGATGAAGTGCTGCGCCTCGCTAGCCCACTGGCACGCACCgtctcagagctgcagcaggagaaccAGCGCCTGCGTGTGCAGCTGGAGCGGCTGGCTCGGCAGGTGGAGGCCCTGAGCCGGTCGGCGGGGCTGCCGCAAGAGCGGCAGGACGAGGCAGAGAGGAGCCCTCCGGCTGTGGAACCCAGCTCTCCAGTGCCAGCTTTTTCTGGAGACAGGTTCTCCACCCTTGCGAAGCTCGCAGCGTCTGGTCGGAGCCAA AGCGTAGACCTGGATGATCACCACAAACCTGAGTTCAGAAGAGTTTTTAGTTCTTCCATCATTGAAAATGGGCATCAGTCTTCATCAG GTCAGGCAAAAGTCTCTCATGAACTGACTTCTTTTTATGCGTCAGACTCTTCCCCTGAGGCCCATGCTCCTGCAATGACCTTACAGATGCCCCACCTTCCCGTTACTGCAGTAACCAGAGTATCAGAGAAATTTTCAGGAGAAGCCATCCATTCTGCAGGAACAACTAATGCATCCACTGGCCTGCTCGGACAAAACCAGAGCAAAAATGAGATGGCACTGAAAACTTCCCATCCGTCAG tgagaACAATGACTTCATCTGCCAGTGGAG TGAATGCCACATCTGTCTCTTCTGCAAGCTGTGAGGCAAGTAGTGAAAG TGCAACTGACAGTTATTGTGGTGTGACACCCAAGCCTCACTCCTCTCCTCCTACTATACATCGTCAAGTTGAAAGGAGGCGAGAACTGGTGCGGTCTCAGACACTTCCACGAACTACAGGAACACAGGCCAGGAAAGCACTTTTTGAGAAATTCGAGCAAGACAGTGGAAA aggaaaagggCAATCCAGAGCTAAGCTGAAGAGATCGCAGAGTTTTGGGGTTGCCAGCGCAAGCAGCATTAAACAAATTTTGTTAGACTGGTGTCGCTCAAAAACCATAGGATACAAG CACATTGATCTTCAGAACTTCTCCTCAAGTTGGAATGATGGGATGGCATTCTGTGCTCTTGtacattctttctttcctgaatcTTTTGATTATAATAAGCTTGATCCAGCTAACCGCAAGCAGAACTTTGAGCTGGCTTTCACCATGGCTGA